The Papaver somniferum cultivar HN1 chromosome 3, ASM357369v1, whole genome shotgun sequence genome includes a region encoding these proteins:
- the LOC113358658 gene encoding transcription factor ILR3-like, with the protein MMDDDEFVDMGSSLINNNTGWLVDYMNEVQDTTAFMWPPQVLDDHRGCPGELLDSSSERNETNLENSCSKKRPRAEPCCGLKSKACREKIRRDKLNDRFIELCSVLEPGRPPTTDKIILLNDATRVLKQLFLETKRLKESNEAIQERIKSLKAEKSELREEKVRLKAEKEKMDKTLKGMAMPSPFLLHPAAFHTPAAFSTAGKAVPYQINYSQPPIAMWKWMPPASLDTSQDHVLRPPVA; encoded by the exons atgatggatgATGATGAATTTGTAGATATGGGTTCTTCTTTAATTAACAACAATACTGGTTGGCTTGTTGATTACATGAATGAAGTTCAAGATACTACTGCTTTTATGTGGCCTCCTCAGGTTCTTGATGATCACAG GGGATGTCCTGGTGAACTGCTTGATAGCTCCTCAGAGAGAAATGAAACCAATCTTGAGAATTCTTGCTCGAAGAAACG ACCCCGTGCGGAGCCGTGCTGTGGACTGAAGAGCAAAGCTTGTCGGGAAAAGATCCGGCGAGACAAGCTTAATGACAG GTTCATAGAGTTATGCTCAGTTTTGGAGCCAGGAAGACCTCCAACTACAGACAAGATCATTCTTCTGAATGACGCAACTCGTGTTCTGAAACAACTGTTTCTTGAAACCAAAAGACTGAAAGAATCAAATGAAGCAATTCAAGAGAGGATAAAGTCCCTTAAG GCAGAGAAATCAGAACTTCGAGAGGAGAAAGTGAGACTTAAagcagagaaagagaagatggacaAGACTTTGAAGGGAATGGCGATGCCATCTCCTTTCCTATTGCATCCTGCTGCATTCCATACACCTGCTGCTTTTTCTACCGCAGGCAAGGCTGTTCCATATCAGATAAATTACTCGCAGCCGCCCATAGCTATGTGGAAATGGATGCCACCAGCATCTTTGGATACTTCACAAGATCATGTCCTTAGGCCGCCTGTTGCGTAG
- the LOC113358657 gene encoding putative F-box protein At5g15660 — MAALLPPDDPAASLPLQHPTRDEMYCSGAVSLIPNSLMEEIFLRTTAKSLLSLKCVCKSWYHVIKDPNFVRKRFRGSQSMGCTVLSSTITTTTDGYLGKKIYLGSFHEGWKIENADGGNGKWETNFWSLPVSKDICKELWMAACNGLICIYGNYCKTTMDMWNQTEGVLSEIPKRHVEKYSMVYICNPTTHEIIDLPRPRKEFEKGSCGFAFDAKRNQYKVVHLFYDSQHEAWTFEIFTLGTMSWKMMADEAKEEEPDISWYKLHGAKPSNPIYVNGFLCWLIKFYSGTCDACVLCFKVEDKFRPKLIKMPEDINEDYFLEAIQAQQNVTFLVKMNGNLCYVEDKRSLQLLNIWMLKEERCLDEKENVWIKKYCIKLDFDLNFCRSIIPVRIQNKDILFVSSNTGELFSYDTESKKCVTIFKPEGLFTEPLEEPSQIVTCMESLISVRDIIAMKRE, encoded by the exons ATGGCGGCTCTTCTTCCCCCTGATGATCCAGCAGCTTCACTCCCACTACAACATCCCACAAG GGATGAAATGTATTGTTCTGGGGCTGTGAGTCTCATTCCTAATTCTCTCATGGAGGAAATATTTTTGCGAACTACTGCGAAATCCTTACTAAGCTTAAAGTGTGTGTGTAAGTCATGGTACCATGTAATCAAGGATCCCAATTTTGTTCGGAAACGATTTCGTGGTTCACAGTCTATGGGATGTACTGTTTTAtctagtactattactactacTACAGATGGTTATCTAGGTAAGAAGATTTACTTGGGATCGTTTCACGAAGGGTGGAAAATTGAGAATGCTGATGGCGGTAATGGTAAATGGGAAACCAACTTTTGGAGCTTACCTGTATCGAAAGACATTTGCAAAGAACTGTGGATGGCAGCATGCAATGGTTTAATCTGTATTTATGGGAACTACTGTAAGACTACTATGGATATGTGGAACCAAACTGAAGGGGTCCTAAGTGAAATACCTAAAAGACATGTTGAAAAGTATTCCATGGTATATATATGTAACCCCACGACACACGAAATTATAGATCTTCCAAGGCCTAGGAAAGAATTCGAGAAAGGCTCATGTGGGTTTGCATTTGATGCGAAAAGAAATCAATATAAAGTTGTTCATTTGTTTTATGACTCTCAGCACGAGGCGTGGACATTTGAGATTTTTACTTTGGGTACAATGTCATGGAAAATGATGGCAGATGAGGCTAAAGAGGAGGAACCAGACATCTCTTGGTATAAGTTGCATGGGGCAAAACCAAGTAATCCTATTTATGTGAATGGTTTTCTTTGTTGGCTTATCAAGTTTTACAGTGGGACTTGCGATGCGTGCGTTCTATGTTTTAAAGTTGAAGACAAATTCCGACCCAAGTTGATTAAGATGCCAGAAGATATCAATGAAGATTACTTTCTGGAAGCTATTCAAGCACAGCAAAATGTAACTTTCTTGGTAAAAATGAATGGAAATCTTTGTTATGTAGAGGATAAAAGAAGCTTGCAGTTGCTTAATATATGGATGCTAAAGGAAGAAAGGTGTCTTGACGAGAAGGAGAATGTGTGGATCAAGAAATATTGCATTAAACTGGATTTCGATTTAAATTTCTGCCGAAGCATAATTCCTGTTCGCATTCAAAACAAAGATATTTTGTTCGTGTCTTCAAATACAGGGGAATTGTTTTCTTATGACACGGAAAGTAAAAAATGTGTaactattttcaaacctgaaGGTTTGTTTACTGAACCTCTGGAAGAACCGTCACAAATCGTAACCTGTATGGAAAGCTTGATTTCTGTCCGTGATATAATTGCCATGAAGCGAGAATGA